One Nocardia iowensis DNA window includes the following coding sequences:
- a CDS encoding low temperature requirement protein A — protein sequence MAPDTPSADARPTDRHATWMELFFDLVAVAGIGQLTHLLHRGPSLADFGLYLLLYLAFWTAWACMMLYGNIARDQTRIPLMLATMLGLGLMAGAVAGIPDRHATTFAAVYVLVRAVAAQVWGRGTLVVDWPIAQLSIGVLPWIVSLWVPEPWKYWLWALGLALDLWLMFGMTGERMMAGAQDAIDRRFRTSRRFKDIEPPKIRAVHADSPHLGERLGLYVIIVLGEGVIAVIGAVGGVPWNARVLALGFGAFVVLAVLWALTLMYGFIPRLMAGEDPEGSIPRQYVMAMHCWITGAIATIAAGLGLAVEHAKGHVSTGIGWSLCGGAAAYFVITGLGGMRSGAGWRWILTWPLPCAVLAVLLGAFGPHIGALGLVYGVVAIFLVALLFQTYASGKWRTGSGPDRPRRKPWRRPDHGLGIDEVL from the coding sequence GTGGCCCCCGACACGCCGTCAGCTGACGCCCGCCCGACCGACCGGCACGCAACGTGGATGGAGTTGTTCTTCGACCTCGTCGCGGTCGCCGGGATCGGCCAGCTCACCCATCTGCTGCACCGTGGCCCCTCGCTCGCCGATTTCGGCCTGTATCTGCTGCTCTACCTGGCCTTCTGGACGGCATGGGCGTGCATGATGCTGTACGGGAACATCGCTCGCGACCAGACCCGGATCCCGCTGATGCTCGCGACGATGCTCGGCCTCGGACTGATGGCGGGTGCGGTCGCGGGCATCCCGGACCGGCACGCGACCACGTTCGCCGCGGTCTATGTGCTCGTGCGCGCCGTCGCGGCACAGGTCTGGGGCCGCGGCACGCTGGTGGTCGACTGGCCGATCGCGCAACTGTCCATCGGGGTGCTGCCGTGGATCGTCTCGCTGTGGGTGCCCGAACCGTGGAAGTACTGGCTGTGGGCGCTCGGCCTGGCACTGGATCTGTGGCTGATGTTCGGGATGACCGGCGAACGGATGATGGCGGGCGCCCAGGACGCGATCGATCGCAGGTTCCGCACCTCACGCCGCTTCAAGGACATCGAGCCGCCGAAAATCCGTGCGGTGCACGCCGATTCGCCGCACCTCGGCGAACGTCTCGGCCTGTACGTGATCATCGTGCTCGGCGAGGGCGTCATCGCGGTGATCGGCGCGGTCGGTGGCGTGCCGTGGAACGCGCGGGTGCTCGCCTTGGGTTTCGGCGCCTTCGTCGTCCTCGCGGTCCTGTGGGCACTGACCCTGATGTACGGCTTCATACCGCGCCTGATGGCGGGCGAGGATCCGGAAGGTTCGATACCGAGGCAGTACGTGATGGCGATGCACTGCTGGATCACCGGCGCGATCGCCACCATCGCGGCCGGTCTCGGGCTGGCCGTCGAACACGCGAAGGGGCATGTGTCCACCGGCATCGGCTGGTCGCTGTGCGGCGGTGCGGCGGCGTATTTCGTGATCACCGGGCTCGGCGGGATGCGCAGTGGTGCGGGGTGGCGCTGGATCCTGACCTGGCCGCTGCCCTGTGCGGTGCTCGCGGTGCTGCTCGGCGCGTTCGGTCCACACATCGGTGCGCTCGGGTTGGTGTATGGAGTCGTGGCCATTTTCCTCGTTGCGCTGCTGTTCCAGACCTACGCCTCGGGCAAGTGGCGCACCGGATCGGGCCCCGACCGCCCGCGCCGGAAGCCGTGGCGGCGGCCGGACCATGGCCTTGGCATCGATGAGGTCTTATAG
- a CDS encoding MarR family winged helix-turn-helix transcriptional regulator has translation MIEHDGLRNEFEHADESPGLLLWQVTNRWQAAQRAALAPFDLTHVQFVLLASLTYLAVTDDPVRQRDLAAHAATDPMMTSQVLRALEQKGLIERRDHPSDRRAKSLVATEAGAALANRAVVAVEACDREFFGPLDGRTRQFAGELRSLRDRL, from the coding sequence ATGATCGAACATGACGGGCTACGCAACGAGTTCGAGCACGCCGACGAGAGTCCCGGCTTGCTGCTCTGGCAGGTGACCAACCGATGGCAGGCGGCGCAGCGGGCGGCACTCGCGCCGTTCGACCTGACCCACGTGCAGTTCGTGCTGCTGGCCTCGCTCACCTACCTGGCGGTCACCGACGATCCGGTCCGGCAGCGCGACCTCGCCGCACACGCCGCCACCGACCCGATGATGACCTCCCAGGTGCTGCGCGCGCTCGAACAGAAGGGGCTGATCGAGCGCCGCGACCATCCGAGCGATCGGCGAGCGAAGTCGCTGGTGGCGACGGAAGCCGGTGCGGCACTGGCGAATCGGGCGGTGGTCGCGGTGGAAGCCTGTGACCGCGAGTTCTTCGGCCCGCTCGATGGCCGGACCCGGCAGTTCGCTGGCGAACTGCGCAGCTTGCGCGACCGCCTATAA